In one Winogradskyella sp. MH6 genomic region, the following are encoded:
- a CDS encoding endonuclease, whose translation MKRFLIVLVLFVFHNTWSQVLIINELDPDTPSTDTAEFIELKSQTPNFPTDGYILVFFNGSSSGADSSYMVIDLDGYQTDNNGLLVIGSEGVYPFPQLLISENVIQNGADAVGIYQASVSDFPEGTLATQTNLIDAIVYGTNDADDTVLMSLLGETVQYNDNGTSSTQRSIQRFVDGMGVESYSTATPTPRRENDGSGTAINPIQISVAETQYDEGTSFDITFTSETNVTSDLNFTISLNNFGFNTSDFTGNTSLTILSGTNSTSTTITLTDDSDDEGDEVIKIKFLDLVEPIVPGNNFVEVRAVDNDFTVAAWGTPTNPTTGIVQSTQPNGYYDSLDGLSDLALRQALQDIIADPNVVRAQTYADVIDILMEADQNPANSNQVWLVYTEEGRPKLDLQTGSSNTGKWNREHTFPRSRGGFDNIEEDDIADGIDVFWTTKADSLRHGNSDAHALRAVDAVENSTRSNQHYGEYIGPVGTLGSFRGDVARSVLYMEIRYNGLEVVNGFPTATGQLGDLATLLDWHRNDPPDDFEMNRNNVVYNWQFNRNPFIDQPDLVEYIWGNNVGDVWDQPLSVDEIGLEELSLHPNPSKGRIYFEGSDIKSIEVYSVEGKQLRQFNSVENFVDLDLASGLYLIKLNNSNGFITRKIIIE comes from the coding sequence ATGAAACGTTTTCTAATTGTCCTGGTATTATTTGTATTTCATAATACCTGGAGTCAGGTTTTAATTATTAATGAGCTAGATCCAGATACACCAAGCACTGATACGGCAGAGTTTATAGAGTTAAAGTCGCAGACACCAAATTTTCCTACCGATGGTTATATTTTGGTCTTCTTCAATGGATCTTCCAGTGGTGCTGATTCAAGTTATATGGTAATTGATTTAGATGGTTACCAAACAGATAATAATGGATTGCTTGTAATTGGTAGTGAAGGTGTTTATCCGTTTCCTCAATTATTAATATCAGAAAATGTTATTCAGAATGGAGCAGATGCTGTTGGGATTTATCAAGCTTCTGTGAGTGATTTTCCAGAAGGTACTTTAGCAACACAAACCAATCTTATAGATGCCATAGTTTACGGTACTAATGATGCGGATGATACTGTGTTGATGAGTTTATTAGGAGAAACAGTTCAATACAACGATAATGGTACAAGCTCTACTCAAAGATCTATACAGCGGTTTGTAGATGGTATGGGAGTGGAATCTTATTCTACTGCTACACCAACACCAAGGCGTGAAAATGACGGTTCAGGTACTGCGATAAATCCTATTCAGATTTCTGTTGCAGAAACGCAATATGATGAGGGAACTTCTTTTGATATCACATTTACTTCTGAAACTAATGTGACGTCAGATTTAAACTTTACGATTAGCCTTAACAATTTTGGGTTTAATACATCTGACTTTACAGGTAATACAAGTCTTACGATTTTAAGTGGAACAAATTCCACAAGTACTACGATTACTTTAACAGATGATTCTGATGATGAAGGTGATGAAGTTATTAAAATTAAGTTTTTAGATTTAGTTGAACCTATAGTTCCAGGAAACAATTTTGTAGAGGTTAGGGCAGTGGACAATGATTTTACAGTTGCAGCTTGGGGAACTCCAACAAATCCTACTACAGGAATTGTACAAAGCACGCAGCCAAATGGTTATTACGATAGTTTAGACGGATTGTCGGATTTAGCATTAAGACAGGCTTTGCAGGATATTATAGCAGACCCAAATGTGGTAAGAGCACAAACCTATGCAGATGTTATCGATATTTTAATGGAAGCGGATCAAAATCCTGCAAATAGTAATCAGGTTTGGTTAGTTTATACCGAAGAGGGTAGGCCAAAATTAGATTTGCAAACAGGAAGTAGTAATACAGGAAAATGGAACAGAGAGCATACTTTTCCACGTTCAAGAGGTGGTTTTGATAACATAGAAGAAGATGACATAGCAGATGGTATTGATGTGTTTTGGACAACCAAAGCAGATTCTTTACGTCATGGAAACTCAGATGCCCATGCTCTACGTGCTGTAGATGCTGTAGAAAATAGTACACGTAGCAATCAGCATTATGGAGAATATATTGGTCCTGTAGGAACATTAGGAAGCTTTAGAGGTGACGTAGCGCGTAGTGTGTTGTATATGGAAATACGTTATAATGGGCTTGAAGTGGTAAATGGCTTTCCGACTGCGACAGGACAATTAGGTGATTTGGCAACATTATTAGATTGGCATAGAAACGATCCTCCCGATGATTTTGAAATGAATAGAAACAACGTAGTGTACAATTGGCAGTTTAACAGAAACCCGTTTATAGATCAACCGGATTTAGTAGAATATATTTGGGGAAATAATGTTGGAGATGTTTGGGATCAACCACTTAGTGTCGATGAAATTGGGTTAGAAGAGTTGTCACTTCATCCAAACCCTTCTAAAGGAAGAATTTATTTTGAGGGTTCAGATATTAAAAGCATAGAAGTCTATTCTGTTGAAGGAAAACAGTTAAGACAATTTAATTCCGTAGAAAATTTTGTGGATTTAGATTTGGCTTCTGGCTTATATTTAATAAAGTTGAATAACAGTAATGGTTTTATAACCAGAAAAATAATT